One genomic window of Quercus lobata isolate SW786 chromosome 9, ValleyOak3.0 Primary Assembly, whole genome shotgun sequence includes the following:
- the LOC115962101 gene encoding BTB/POZ domain-containing protein At1g21780-like: protein MVDSKVETISRLAQWKIENFGSCSYKKSDPFKVGIWNWHLSIEKNRYLYIRLFPEPSRFSKEQPPLARFVLRVSNTGLNRKPYISPIHERLLRNCEDFVWPVDSTFHGRFIIDVEFLDLKICPVNGGEASSIWPSDGLMKSVAAESTLRCLSRMLEEAIHSDVTINTADGTLRAHKAILSASSPVFQSMFRHNLKEKESSLIYIEDMSLESCTTLLTYLYGTIKQEDFWKHRLALLGAANKYDIADLKDACEESLLEDINSANVLERLQEAWLYQLDRLKKGCLTYLFDFGKIYDVRDEVNNFFRQADRELMLEMFQEVLTVWKPI from the exons ATGGTTGATTCAAAGGTGGAGACGATCTCAAGACTAGCTCAATGGAAAATCGAGAACTTCGGGTCTTGTTCTTACAAAAAGTCTGACCCTTTCAAGGTCGGAATCTGGAACTG GCATTTGTCGATAGAGAAGAATCGGTACCTCTACATTCGTCTATTTCCAGAGCCTTCACGATTCTCCAAGGAACAGCCTCCACTTGCTCGCTTTGTCCTCCGAGTCTCTAACACTGGCCTTAATCGCAAGCCTTACATATCCCCAA TTCATGAGAGACTGCTTCGGAATTGCGAAGACTTTGTTTGGCCAGTTGATTCCACCTTTCATGGTCGCTTCATCATTGATGTTGAGTTTCTGGACCTGAAGATCTGCCCTGTGAAT GGTGGAGAAGCCAGTTCTATATGGCCAAGTGATGGGCTTATGAAGTCTGTGGCAGCCGAAAGCACACTTCGGTGTCTCTCTCGTATGCTTGAGGAGGCTATCCATTCTGATGTGACAATTAACACTGCCGATGGCACTTTAAGAGCTCACAAGGCAATTTTATCAGCAAGTTCCCCTGTGTTTCAAAGCATGTTTCGTCATAACCTAAAGGAAAAGGAATCATCTTTGATCTACATAGAAGACATGTCACTGGAATCCTGCACAACACTTCTCACTTACTTGTATGGAACCATAAAACAAGAAGATTTCTGGAAGCACCGGCTGGCACTACTGGGGGCAGCCAACAAATATGACATTGCTGACCTTAAAGATGCTTGCGAGGAAAGCCTCCTAGAAGACATTAACTCAGCGAATGTGCTTGAGAGGCTGCAAGAGGCTTGGCTTTATCAGTTGGACAGGTTGAAGAAAGGGTGTTTGACATACTTGTTCGACTTTGGCAAGATATATGATGTTAGAGATGAGGTTAATAACTTTTTCAGGCAAGCAGACAGGGAACTAATGCTGGAGATGTTCCAAGAGGTGCTTACAGTTTGGAAGCCTATATAA